In the genome of Oncorhynchus nerka isolate Pitt River linkage group LG27, Oner_Uvic_2.0, whole genome shotgun sequence, the window ctaaggctcgtatttctgtgtgttatgttataattaagtctatgatttgatatttgatagagcagtctgaaaGAGTGGTGGTAGGCAGTAGCAGGCTCGTAAGaatgaattcaaacagcactttcgtgtgtttgccagcagctcttcgctgtgcttcaagtattgagctgtttatgacttcaagcctatcaactcccgagattaggctggtgtaaccgatgtgaaatgtctagctagttagcggggtgcgcgctaacagTGTTTCAATCgggacgtcactcgctctgagaccttgaagtagttgttcccctttgctctgcaagggccacagcgtttgtggagcgataggtaacgatgcttcgagggtggctgttgttgatgtgttcctggttcgagcccaggtaggggcgaggagagggacggatgctatactgttacactgtcaatactaaagtgcctataagaacatccaatagtcaaaggtatatgaaatacaaatggtatagagataaatagtcctataattcctataataactaaaacctaaaacttcttacctgggaatattgaagactcatgttaaaaggaaccaccagctttcatatgttctcatgttctgagcaaggaacttaaacgtcagctttcttacatggcacatattgcacttttactttcttctccaacactccaCCCCCATTTTTAAaccaattgaacatgtttcattaaatATTTGAGGTTCAATTGAtgttattgatatattatattaagtgttcattcagtattgttgtaattgttattattacaaataaataaatagaaaaatcggcatcggctttttctggtcctccaataattggtatcggcgttgaaaaatcataatcagtcaacctctagtttctgtacagcactttgtgacatcagctgacgtAAGAAGGGCtgtagaaatacatttgattgatctaAAGCCAAAGGCATGGTTGTAAAACCGTCACACAGCTATTTTCCTTGACAGCACTGGAACCACAGTCCCTCACAACTGACAGTCCTAGCCATCCATTCAGATTTGTGGCAGTGCATTTAATCCGGTTAAAACCTATCACTCCATCCAGAATGTCAAGAGGACAGAGGCGCACGCTAGCCTGTGAAAACACACTGACGAAACCATGTCCCTGAGAGGCCTCAAATGTGCCACACATCCTCCTCAGGCAATACGGCATGATGAGCagttatttttaatattttttatataagGGTACAAGCATGCGCCAGGTTCAATTCAGACAAAGACCACAGATGGCTCTCATTTGCTTACATTCCCTCCCTCAATATCTATTGTTTAGCTATGGGGGAGAAGCGTATTCAAGACGTGGTGCAGTCTCAACTCCAGCAATCCCCTTCATTCTCCCTGACCTTGTTTAGCAGGCATAGATGTGGAGAACCCCAATTCTGAAAACAAGACAGACATCACCAGAGTCATCCAGTTTAATGTCCCCCGGAAGGTTCATCTGAATAATATTATGAAACGATACAAAACGGAGTCAGCAGGAGCGTGTATTGAGCAGAGGGTGAAATACATAATGTCCTCTGATGTGCTGTGCGTGGGCCAGACAAGCAGTAAAGGACAGCGTCGTTGAGGCGTGCTCGCCAGGCTTTCTGCGCTGTGCCGGGGCCTTGGAGCTGCCGGAGGGTCCCTGAGCCAAGCCCGAGAGCCAGAGCAGGGAGGGACCGGACTCTTTTTCTActacccacccctccctccctccctcctcagctGCTGAGTGGAACTCACTCTAGGATCAGTGCTCATAGAGGGAAACCATGGATCCTTACCTTTTACAAGAATAAAGATGAGAATATCAGGCACTATGGGTTCTGTGTAGAGCAGTGGAATATAGCAGTTTAAATAACCTCTCTTACAAAGGGATCCAGACACTAATTTCAGATGAAGTTCTCTAATTTCAAGGGAGAAAGGGGTTAACCACATGTTCTGTGTATTGAAATTAGCACCCAAGTGCTTCAGGGTTTGCCTTAACTATACAGATACCACCAGCAAAGCATATTGGCGTGAACCTCATGTCCTTGCAATAATAAGTATACACGGGTGATTATATAGACCAAGCCAAAGCGAAGCTGCCTCTGGACTTCGTAACGCCGCTCCGCCTAATTAGGAAGGAGACCATTCCATTCATCTCCAACAACTCTACTGCAGCCTGACCAACTGAAACACTCTGGAGAGGGATAGGAGGAATTCCCCCGCCCTAATAGGCTATCCTGAAGGGATTTTTTTCCACCCACCACAGAAGTAAAAGAAGTTGAGAGAGCAGAGTATGGTGAATGGAAGGTCTCCTGTTCCAACAGCTGAGTGTCTACAGGACAGTACACTACGCAAGTCAGTATGGGAAAAGAATCAGTCAGGAGAAGTGCTACACAGAGCAGCAGCGAGCCGGTCCCCCTCACCTTGGTGCTGGCCACTCCTATCTCTGGCCCAGCGTTGATGTGCACcccacagtctgtctctctggagaTGGAGCTGCCCACTGTGTTGGTGACGCCCACCGTCAGGGCTCCTCTCTCCTTACAGTAGCGCAGGGCCATCAGGCTGTCTGCTGTCTCGCCTGCACACAAAAGGTAGCAATGCAAATCAGCACTCAGGATAGATACTGGAACAGGTTGGACTATGTGTATATACTGAATACAATATCAGATTTTATAGGCCGCAATAACTGATATCATCAGGTCTTTACGTTCAGCATCAATACATGAAGAGCGAAAGCAATTGCTTTGTGTGCATTGTCATTGGGCTGAGCATGTACTTGTACGAGACATTGCTGAAGCTGTATTGTGTGGGGAAATGAGTACAGACAAAGAAGCAATGTTCAGGTCCTTGAGGAGATAGCGATCCTCCCACCTGATTGGCTGATGAAGAAGCAGACGTCGTCACGGAACACTGGTGTGTTTCTATCCAGGAAGTCGCTGGCCAGCTCCACCATAACAGGCAGCTctgtcaactcctccagtacctGGCGAGTCTGTGGGGAAAGATCCGCACTGGATCACACATGACATCCACACTGAAAAACATGTTTCCATGTACAAACCAGAGTAAGAACTTACTCGTGTCCTTGTTTTTCCCTATCTTGGAGCCTTAGGCTCCAGTTGACTCCATTTTATGCTGGTGATATCATTCCTGCCTTATAGAAAAGGTCATCAGTTACTCACCGCCACCCCAGCATGGTAGCTGGTGCCACAGGCGATGAGGATGAGCCGTCGACACCTCTGGATCTCTTTAATGTGATCCTTCAGTCCACCCAGGGTTACTAAGGATACAAACAATCAAAATACAGTAATCATGTCCCTTTTCTTGGTATGTATTCAGATAGATATTGATCATGAGGATACCACCTTGATGGGTATAATGACAGACATGAGAGGGGCATAGTGTGCATTGTGCAGCAAATTGGAGTGTTTTGTGACTTGACTATTACACAggaaaggtcatctcacctgTGTTGTCATTGAAGTTGACCCTTCCTCTCATGGTGTTGACCACAGACTCTGGCTGTTCAAAGATCTCCTTCTGCATAAAGGAGCTGTAGTTCCCTGAAAAATGTTCCAAAAAACATTAGATCAGAGTCCTCAACAACATCACTTAAAGCCTGTTGACTTTGCATTTTTATAAAGTGTTAGGCATTTTGtaaaggttactgttgacacataatTACTACTAAAAGGAAGCCAGTCTGGAAAACATGTTGTTTAGTGCTCTAATTCAGTCTTTTATTGCTGTTGGGAGGTAAATAACACAGGAGATAAATGACAGGAATGATCTTGCTCTTTAATACAGACATTTATCAGGCATGTCTTGACTAAATAAAATAAGCAAGAGCCTACAGGGAGATTGTTGTTTCCTCACACGGCCCTTTGTGACAATGAAATACGAGAGGGTTTTGCAAGCCCACCTCTGCGGAGACAGAAATTTAGGTCATATGAATTAAGTTTATTTCAGCAGAGCTCCTGGAATCGAGGCTgaggagagagcgatggaggCAGAGGCTTTAATGATAGGACCACAAAGGCTTGTCTCCTAAAACTGACTGGTAGTGTATTAGCACCCTCTGCTGGAGACATGTGGAGCAGCAAGCTCAATATAAAGTCCTGCTAATGACCCAGGTACTGTACTCTACATTGGTGATTGATGTGATCTCCATGCTGGGGCCAGGGTGTCTGAGCCCCTAAAGTACCTTTGATGTCAGCCAGGCAACCCCATAAACACCTGGCTGTGTACGCGTGGTGTGTGCTCGCGCACGATTGATATTAAAGGTGTGCCTGTGGCTGCCACTCAGCCAAGGTGGAGAAAATAGGATTATGCTCCATTTTTCAAGCACTGCCGTCGTTATTGACCAATTACAGTAGAAAATGTAGCCTACATGGTGATAAGGCAACAAGTGCGTCCAACAGCAGGACCAGCTAACATGCCCactccagctagctaacattatccgTTTACAGAGTCACGTTTAACaagaaaaagtattatttactcattcgtttttttaaatgaataattCCTGTTGCATTATGCCGCCCCCAGTAAATATGACCCTTGTATAGTGAAATTATTCTGACTGTATTGCCAAAGATAATCAGCAATTCCAGCCATTCTTGGGTTCTCAAAGTCCTAGTAGCACCATCAACATCTTTACAGAGGGTTGACCCATGACAGTGCTGTACCCCCAGCCCTTACCCTCCCCCTCACCCTTCATGATCTGCTGCAGCTCCATCTGCAGGGTCTGGATGGCGCGGGCAGGGTGGTCTCCGGCTGTACGCTTGATGCGGTGGATGGTGAGCCGTCCGGCCGTCACTGCTGCCACGTCATCATCCTCCAGGAAGATCACACGGTTGGTGTGCTCAATCACCGCGCTGCCAGGACAACGGAGCAACAGTGAATCCAAGTTAATGATGTTGTTAATTCCCACTTTCCTAGGAGAAAACATTCACCAAACAATTGTCTAGACTGATTCTAAAAGTACAGTTTATCTAACGTTGCATGAGTGGGATATGAGTAATATAGAGAACAACAAGGTGAGGAGTCTGACCTGGCATCAGAGGCAAAGTAGTACTCCACAGACTTCTTTTCCTCAGCGAAGAGCGTGTGGCAGGTGTCCTGCTCCATCCTGGGCAGGGTGGGGCAGCCCTTCTTGTCCTTACCAGCTGGGGAGATACAGTAGTGTACTAGACATAAAACAGCTCCCGGCTGCTCATATTCCATTCTGACTCACTGATAGAGAGCAGTTAACTAATAACTTACATGATCGGTACAGGATAGGAATGTGATCTGTGGACAGCTTGTGGTCACTTTTCACCCCAATAAGCAGAGGACCTCCCCTCCTATTTACATATAAACAAGTACAATGATTACATAAAATTAAAAGATGCATGTTTAATGGATATTATTCCTATACAACTCAAGGAGTATGTAGAAATGCAGTAGCAGTGTACCGGGTGCCTACAGCCTCTCCTGGGTAATGGACACTCTTGAAGACCAGGACAAACGCTCCTTCCTAGGAGACCAGATAAAACCATGTTAATCACAAGACGGGTCAGAGGGCCTTGTTTCTGGACAGTCTGCTCTGTAGATGAACAGGCTCCTACCAGCTGCTGGGTCACTCTCTCCACCAGAGTAGCAAAGCTGAGGTCTTCACTCTCACGGTTGTCATACATGTACTTTACCAGCTTGGCAATGGTCTCTGTGTCCGTCTCAGACTCAAACTCATAACCCTTGCTCTCCTGTGGAATGGGAGAGAGTCAGTCATGGAAATCTCGCTGATAGCCTTGGCTAATGAAAGAAACCGACTGCCTTGGGAAAAATGTTGAAATGTTGCTTTTGCTCACCAGGAATTTCTGCAGGTCTTTGTAGTTTGTGATAATTCCATTATGAATGACAATGAACTCTAAAAAAAGAAATAATACACATATACACTTTAATAATAATAAACGTTCCTCATTACTCTCTATATAGTCAGTCAACGTGAGACCACTACATCTAGCAGAATGTGATGCCTATACAGGAAAGAGGCCCTAATAGTCCTAGAAGTTTAAGAAATCTCTATGGTACTGACCGTTGCTCTTGTCAGACCTTTGTGGGTGGCTGTTGACAGGGCTGGGGGCACCATGGGTAGCCCAGCGAGTGTGGGCGATGCCAAGGTGGACATCAAACTCCAcgtccatgtccatgtcctgcTGCTCTGTGGGACCAACACAAACACTGTTGAAAGGCAAGCCTCAAAATCAACTGATATGTGCCCAACATAAAGTAGGTTTGAGTCATTGGTATTGTAGAAATATTTATTTCTGTACAATCCACTTATCTACTCAGTAAACATCCTTACTGCTGACAACGGGTAGAAGTCTTACTTGTGAGCTCATCGTCAAGAGCCTTCACTTTTCCCGACTGCTTGATCAGCTGAATAGACCGGGCATTGGCCTCCCATTCCTTGCCGTTCCCTCCATCAATTCCAACACCTGGTAAAAATAGTCTTATTGCTACAGAGTACACAAATATGCCTCTGTTGTGTGATTTTGTAGCAGTTATCTTACACATGCTACAGTTTGATAACAGACAGAGCATCAATGTAAGCGTGATTAGATTGACAGGCCTGCTCAAGACAGGGGCATACAGTGAGGCCAATGGACAGTCATTGTTCTTAATGTTAGGAGAGAGAACAAAAACATGACTCCTGTAGATAAGCAGAATAACTGACGCCTGCCTACAGTGAGAGGGAAAGGCACCTAATTAACATGCAGACAGACCGACGCAGACAGTGTGTTGAGACAAGCCGTCTCATCTCACCGGCAGAGTCATAGCCACGGTACTCCAGACGAAGCAGGCCTTTGAGGAGGATCTCCAGGATCTCCCGGCGAGTCCGTGGCACATGGTAGTTCAGATAGGCAAAGATTCCTGACAGAAGGAAGGAACAGGGAGACAGATTTAAACTAGGAAGTCAAACAATGATTTGCAACAAAGGAATTTCACTACAACTCTTTTAAGGGATTAAGTGAACAAATCCTAATAGTGGGTATTACCGTTTGCTTTTGGTGGTCTGTGATTAGGTCAATAGAGACCAAATAAAGCATGCATGCTTTCTGTTCATATATGCCGGTTGTGTCAGAAACGCTGAAGGTTCCATTGGCTAGCTAGCCTAGCTGATGTAATCTGCAGGCAGTTCA includes:
- the LOC115111591 gene encoding glutamine--fructose-6-phosphate aminotransferase [isomerizing] 1-like, which encodes MCGIFAYLNYHVPRTRREILEILLKGLLRLEYRGYDSAGVGIDGGNGKEWEANARSIQLIKQSGKVKALDDELTKQQDMDMDVEFDVHLGIAHTRWATHGAPSPVNSHPQRSDKSNEFIVIHNGIITNYKDLQKFLESKGYEFESETDTETIAKLVKYMYDNRESEDLSFATLVERVTQQLEGAFVLVFKSVHYPGEAVGTRRGGPLLIGVKSDHKLSTDHIPILYRSSGKDKKGCPTLPRMEQDTCHTLFAEEKKSVEYYFASDASAVIEHTNRVIFLEDDDVAAVTAGRLTIHRIKRTAGDHPARAIQTLQMELQQIMKGNYSSFMQKEIFEQPESVVNTMRGRVNFNDNTVTLGGLKDHIKEIQRCRRLILIACGTSYHAGVATRQVLEELTELPVMVELASDFLDRNTPVFRDDVCFFISQSGETADSLMALRYCKERGALTVGVTNTVGSSISRETDCGVHINAGPEIGVASTKAYTSQFVALIMFALLMCDDRISMQPRRREIIQGLRVLPDLIKEVLSLDDEIQRLAAELYQQKSVLIMGRGYHYATCLEGALKIKEITYMHSEGILAGELKHGPLALVDKLMPVIMIIMRDHTYTKCQNALQQVVARAGRPIVICDKDDYETAKSSSRTIKVPHCVDCLQGILSVIPLQLLSFHLAVLRGFDVDCPRNLAKSVTVE